The nucleotide window ttttaatgtgaattcactcttttaaactgatttttcgccctttttattccttttactgctctTATATCCCTTTTTAATCCCTCTCTTGTGCTTTCTTACCgtcctttactgcttttatttgtttatttttaatctatttaatATCCTTTTTGTCTGTCCTTAATTCCCCTGATGTGACGCCCTTTATTGGttgtattcttttatttatctccaTTTTTGCATtcccttttctttatttcctttcctGTGGCTTTTATTCTTTCCACTTTTAATGActcatattgtctttttgtgtttttacattttctgttctgccctCTTGTTTTAATTCACCTTAGACTACgctctcgtgtgtgtgtgtgtaaacccATGATCAGATCCCATATTCTTCGACTTTACAGCCGATGAGAAACATTACGAGTGGCAGCTGTTGGTCGGACAGCAGTGGCTGCGGATCGACAACGACCAGGTGATCGAGACCCACTACTGCCAACCTGGAGCCAAAGGAATCACCATCAACACCAGCCATGGGTCAGTGTTGGTGCCTTTTACTTATTTATGATCTTAAAGTTCAGGTATTGTATCCGGGAAGCACTTCGGCGTGATCTGGACGTATTCTCAGGAATACTCAGggaatattaatatattatgatCCTATGTTTCCTCCACAGGCAGGTGTTCATAGATTTTGATACGCTACAGACAAGGAATCCAGCCATGAAGGTGCAGAGACGCAGCTTCCTACCTCAGGGCCAGACGGAGGACGTGGGCTGGTACTACAGAGACGACCAGCTGTGGCGTGAATATGGATCCCAGGTGAGGACGGTTTAGACCCTTAAACTCATTCGATTCTTGTGATTTCCAGCGtctcctcactctcctcctcttcttcagagCACCAACATGCtatcctcctccatcagcagtaGAGATGTCGAGCTCCAGTTCGCTCTGAACCCTCAGGGATCCTTCAGCTTCACCGTGGGCTCCACAGGCTACAGACTCGACTTCTCCGGTGTGTGATGTTTCAAACAAATGCGACttcataaatgtgtttctgtacGGCTAAATCTAACCGATGGTGTTTTATCGGCAGCCATGAACCAAACAAACTGCAACTCAGGCATGCGCAGGAAAGTACGCAGGCGACCGAAATTCAAATCCAACACAGGGAGGTAAGATATTTCTGTCTAAATATGTTTCTTTTCAGGCAAAAGGAGGATTTTGTATGTAAAACTTTGTATGAACACGTCTCCGCAGCCTTTACGCCACCTCAGGTCTTCCCACGGCTTCCTCCTCCCAGCTCAGCGACGGAAGCTACAAGTGGGAGTTtatgggagaggagggggaatgGACAGAGTACCAAGCACATGTAAGTAACAATGTCGTGTAGGTATAGGAAAATATGTTAAATGaaaactagagctgcaacgattagtccatcaaagaaataaataatagcCTATTAGTTTGatgattgattaatcgtttcagtcatttttcaatgtccggatgtgctgcttttttaaatattcatgacagtaaatgaagagtattTGGGTTTTTcaactgttggttggacaaaagaacaACTCTGGGacattgtgatgagcatttttgaGATTTGAGTCGTAATTATAAGATATAAAGTCACATttatgagattaaaagtcataattagtaggaaaaaaagtcatgtgtgagataaaaagtcataattataagAGAAAGTCACAAGTATGAGATAAAAAGGCAGATTTATTAGATAATAACGGCAAAATTGAGATAAAAGTCATATATATAAGATATGAAGTCacaattatgagattaaaagtcataa belongs to Pagrus major chromosome 14, Pma_NU_1.0 and includes:
- the LOC141008242 gene encoding uncharacterized protein, coding for MEYEEFDYSWETSADEKHYEWQLLVGQQWLRIDNDQVIETHYCQPGAKGITINTSHGQVFIDFDTLQTRNPAMKVQRRSFLPQGQTEDVGWYYRDDQLWREYGSQSTNMLSSSISSRDVELQFALNPQGSFSFTVGSTGYRLDFSAMNQTNCNSGMRRKVRRRPKFKSNTGSLYATSGLPTASSSQLSDGSYKWEFMGEEGEWTEYQAHVCSFDSAAIERQYQLNPRGQLRFRIRRFSYTLDFSTMHQVNDSIGTRRAVRRTADCESQQNSSSGTPRWQFQDIGGIWKDYAKKNHRCSMSSQDIELQYQLNPSGTTKFSTKSFNYELNFSAMTQRNLSTATTRSVRRLNQ